A stretch of the Streptomyces sp. NBC_00078 genome encodes the following:
- a CDS encoding SDR family oxidoreductase, producing the protein MRTQQTEQREQREQTETRSSIAVVTGAGSGIGRAVAVELLGAGWSVALAGRRLGTLEETAALVPDGAALPVRTDVSQPDDVAALFAAAVDRFGRVDLLFNNAGTFGPGGVPVEELPYDAWRHVVDTNLNGAFLCAQAAYRQMKEQDPQGGRIINNGSISAHTPRPFSVAYTATKHALTGLTKSLSLDGRAYNIAVGQIDIGNAATDMTARMQTGALQANGEVAVEPVMDAADVARTVRHMAELPLEANVQFATVLATAMPYVGRG; encoded by the coding sequence ATGCGGACTCAGCAGACCGAGCAGCGGGAACAGCGGGAACAGACGGAGACGCGGTCGAGCATCGCGGTGGTGACCGGCGCCGGGTCCGGCATCGGGCGGGCGGTCGCCGTGGAGCTGCTGGGTGCGGGCTGGTCGGTGGCTTTGGCGGGACGGCGCCTCGGGACGCTGGAGGAGACGGCGGCGCTGGTGCCCGACGGGGCCGCTCTCCCCGTACGGACGGATGTCTCGCAACCGGACGACGTGGCCGCGCTGTTCGCCGCCGCCGTCGACCGCTTCGGGCGGGTCGACCTGCTGTTCAACAATGCGGGGACGTTCGGTCCCGGCGGGGTTCCGGTCGAGGAACTGCCGTACGACGCCTGGCGGCATGTGGTGGACACCAACCTCAACGGGGCGTTCCTGTGCGCGCAGGCGGCCTACCGGCAGATGAAGGAACAGGACCCGCAGGGCGGGCGGATCATCAACAACGGGTCTATTTCGGCCCATACGCCCCGGCCGTTCTCCGTCGCCTACACGGCGACCAAGCACGCGCTGACCGGCCTGACCAAGTCGCTGTCGCTGGACGGGCGGGCGTACAACATCGCGGTCGGGCAGATCGACATCGGCAACGCGGCGACCGACATGACCGCGCGGATGCAGACCGGGGCCTTGCAGGCCAACGGCGAGGTCGCGGTCGAGCCCGTGATGGACGCCGCCGACGTGGCGCGCACGGTGCGGCACATGGCCGAGCTGCCGCTGGAGGCGAACGTGCAGTTCGCGACGGTGTTGGCGACCGCCATGCCGTACGTGGGGCGCGGCTGA
- a CDS encoding D-alanyl-D-alanine carboxypeptidase family protein, whose amino-acid sequence MRDSSPVTRRAALGLTAAAIPFAAATPASAAATVVGGARLARAGIQVSGVTGLPGKLTASAWLVADCATGEVLASNAAHRRLAPASTLKMLFADTVLKKFDRTERYTVTEADLADIPAGSSLVGVKPGITYTVEQLWQGVFLRSGNDAVHVLAHMNGGVARTVAEMQAKAEDLQALDTHVVSPDGFDHKGQLSSAYDLTLFARHGLKNADFREYCHTGTANFPAGGRKTFQIQNTDRLLTGAWGVKTYDGLIGVKNGFTSNAGNTFTGAATRGGRTLLVTVMHPKSGYNAVYEETAALLDWGFTKGSSARAVGALVEPLSEGGAKVTPSHGAVRAAAGAPGAASGTPSAWRLLEGAGGTVAVLAGGVWALRRRAKRGSRQAD is encoded by the coding sequence ATGCGCGATTCTTCTCCGGTCACCCGGCGTGCCGCTCTCGGCCTGACCGCCGCCGCGATTCCGTTCGCCGCGGCGACTCCCGCTTCCGCCGCTGCCACCGTCGTCGGCGGTGCGCGACTTGCCCGCGCGGGAATTCAAGTGAGCGGCGTCACAGGTCTGCCCGGGAAGCTCACCGCGAGCGCCTGGCTCGTCGCCGACTGCGCCACCGGAGAGGTGCTCGCCTCCAATGCCGCGCACCGGCGCCTGGCCCCCGCCTCCACGCTGAAGATGCTCTTCGCCGACACCGTGCTGAAGAAGTTCGACCGCACCGAGCGGTACACGGTGACCGAGGCCGACCTGGCCGACATCCCGGCCGGCTCCAGCCTCGTCGGGGTCAAGCCCGGGATCACGTACACCGTCGAGCAGTTGTGGCAGGGCGTCTTCCTGCGCTCCGGCAACGACGCCGTGCACGTGCTCGCCCACATGAACGGCGGAGTGGCGAGGACGGTCGCCGAGATGCAGGCCAAGGCCGAGGACCTGCAGGCCCTGGACACCCATGTCGTCAGCCCCGACGGCTTCGACCACAAGGGCCAGCTGTCCTCGGCCTACGACCTCACCCTGTTCGCCCGGCACGGACTGAAGAACGCCGACTTCCGCGAGTACTGCCACACCGGGACCGCGAACTTCCCGGCCGGCGGCAGGAAGACCTTCCAGATCCAGAACACCGACCGTCTGCTCACGGGCGCGTGGGGCGTGAAGACGTACGACGGACTGATCGGGGTCAAGAACGGATTCACCAGCAACGCCGGCAACACCTTCACCGGTGCCGCCACCCGCGGCGGCCGGACTCTGCTGGTCACCGTGATGCATCCGAAGAGCGGCTACAACGCTGTGTACGAGGAGACGGCCGCCCTGCTCGACTGGGGCTTCACGAAGGGGAGTTCGGCGCGGGCGGTGGGCGCGCTGGTCGAGCCGCTGAGCGAGGGCGGGGCGAAGGTGACGCCGAGCCACGGGGCGGTCAGGGCGGCGGCCGGCGCTCCGGGCGCCGCGTCCGGCACTCCCTCTGCCTGGCGGCTGCTGGAGGGCGCGGGCGGCACGGTCGCCGTGCTGGCGGGCGGCGTGTGGGCGCTGCGGCGGCGGGCCAAACGCGGGAGCCGGCAGGCCGATTGA
- a CDS encoding serine hydrolase: MPSLERAGGRGGSRELSAPRLRRDSPERAGLDPEELRHLVQEVRDLSAGENPWAAGTVVVAGRGPVIAVEDAAGWAVRYAAHDAGTDRGIELPAEARVPMTVDTPFDLASLTKLFTAVAAVQQIERGTLGIDARVGAYLPEFRAAVRHRITVRELLTHTSGLRPELPLYDCADDTERLAKLRAEAPVGVPGTYAYSDLNLLLLQFVLERITGRTLDVLINDGITRPLGMLSTDFGPCPGAAATEDQRRPWAKVDRGMVRGVVHDENAWALGGIAGHAGMFSTGRDLAVFCRTLLAGGSHGPARILGSDFVELLLTPPGLGFAVDQPWFMGELAGRGAAGHTGFTGTSLVLDPATDTFLVLLANTVHPRRRAADNKPRAAAATRVARAVRPA; this comes from the coding sequence GTGCCGTCCTTGGAACGGGCGGGCGGGCGCGGAGGGAGCAGAGAGCTGAGCGCACCGAGACTGCGCAGGGACAGTCCGGAACGGGCCGGACTCGACCCCGAGGAACTCCGCCACCTCGTCCAGGAGGTCCGGGATCTCAGCGCCGGGGAGAACCCCTGGGCCGCGGGCACCGTCGTGGTCGCCGGGCGCGGCCCGGTGATCGCCGTCGAGGACGCGGCGGGCTGGGCCGTGCGGTACGCGGCTCACGACGCCGGGACCGACCGCGGCATCGAGCTGCCCGCCGAGGCGCGGGTCCCGATGACCGTGGACACGCCCTTCGACCTGGCCTCCCTCACCAAGCTGTTCACCGCGGTCGCCGCCGTGCAGCAGATCGAGCGCGGCACGCTCGGCATCGACGCACGGGTCGGCGCCTACCTCCCCGAGTTCCGCGCGGCCGTCCGGCACCGCATCACCGTACGGGAGCTGCTCACCCACACCTCCGGGCTGCGCCCCGAACTCCCGCTGTACGACTGCGCCGACGACACCGAGCGGCTGGCGAAGCTGCGCGCGGAGGCGCCGGTCGGCGTACCCGGCACCTACGCCTACTCCGACCTCAACCTCCTGCTGCTCCAGTTCGTCCTGGAACGGATCACCGGCCGCACGCTCGACGTCCTGATCAACGACGGGATCACCCGGCCGCTGGGCATGCTGTCCACCGACTTCGGGCCCTGCCCCGGTGCGGCGGCCACGGAGGACCAGCGGCGGCCCTGGGCCAAGGTGGACCGGGGGATGGTGCGGGGCGTCGTCCACGACGAGAACGCGTGGGCGCTCGGGGGGATCGCCGGCCACGCGGGCATGTTCTCCACCGGGCGGGACCTGGCGGTGTTCTGCCGGACGCTGCTCGCCGGCGGCTCCCACGGCCCCGCCCGCATCCTCGGCTCCGACTTCGTGGAACTGCTGCTGACCCCGCCGGGGCTGGGCTTCGCCGTCGACCAGCCGTGGTTCATGGGCGAGCTGGCGGGCCGGGGAGCGGCGGGGCACACGGGGTTCACGGGGACGTCACTGGTGCTGGACCCGGCGACGGACACGTTCCTGGTGCTGCTGGCGAACACGGTGCATCCGCGCAGGCGGGCGGCGGACAACAAGCCGAGGGCGGCTGCGGCGACGAGGGTGGCGCGGGCCGTGCGGCCGGCCTGA
- a CDS encoding aldo/keto reductase yields METNRTLGRGGMEVSALGFGCWAIGGEWQAADGQPLGWGKVDDDESVRAVRRALDLGVTFFDTADTYGAGHSERILGRALGKRRDDVVLGTKWGNVFDEDTRTLTGSDDSPAYARRALTASLKRLDTGHIDLYQLHLSDLDPARAAELRDACEEFVREGLIRAYGWSTDDPARAAVFAQGEHGTAVQHALNVLQDAPDMLALCEESGLASINRSPLAMGLLAGKRQGSADAGDIRSRPPAWLQGFGDGAGVDPQWLSRVDALKEILTSDGRTLAQGSLAWLWARSPHTIPIPGFRSVAQAEQNAGAIAKGPLAAGQLAEIDRLLGR; encoded by the coding sequence ATGGAGACGAACAGGACTCTCGGACGCGGCGGCATGGAAGTAAGCGCGCTCGGCTTCGGCTGCTGGGCCATCGGCGGCGAGTGGCAGGCGGCCGACGGACAGCCGCTCGGCTGGGGCAAGGTCGACGACGACGAGTCCGTACGGGCGGTCCGCCGCGCCCTCGACCTCGGCGTGACCTTCTTCGACACGGCGGACACCTACGGCGCCGGGCACAGTGAGCGGATCCTCGGGCGGGCCCTCGGCAAGCGCCGTGACGACGTCGTGCTCGGCACCAAGTGGGGCAACGTCTTCGACGAGGACACCCGCACCCTCACCGGCAGCGACGACTCCCCGGCGTACGCCCGCCGCGCGCTGACCGCGTCGCTGAAGCGCCTGGACACCGGTCACATCGACCTCTACCAACTGCACCTCAGCGACCTCGACCCGGCGCGTGCGGCCGAACTCCGGGACGCCTGCGAGGAGTTCGTGCGGGAGGGGCTGATCCGCGCCTATGGCTGGAGCACGGACGACCCGGCCCGTGCCGCCGTGTTCGCGCAGGGGGAGCACGGCACGGCCGTACAGCACGCCCTCAATGTCCTGCAGGACGCGCCGGACATGCTGGCCCTGTGCGAGGAGTCGGGGCTCGCGAGCATCAACCGCAGTCCCCTCGCGATGGGGTTGCTGGCGGGCAAGCGCCAGGGCAGCGCGGATGCCGGGGACATCCGCAGCAGGCCGCCGGCCTGGCTCCAGGGCTTCGGGGACGGCGCGGGCGTCGACCCGCAGTGGCTCTCCCGCGTCGACGCGCTCAAGGAGATCCTCACCAGCGACGGCCGAACCCTCGCCCAGGGCTCCCTCGCCTGGCTGTGGGCACGCAGCCCGCACACGATCCCGATCCCCGGGTTCCGCTCGGTCGCCCAGGCCGAACAGAACGCCGGCGCCATCGCCAAGGGCCCGCTCGCCGCTGGGCAGCTGGCCGAGATCGACCGGCTGCTCGGGCGGTGA
- a CDS encoding lasso RiPP family leader peptide-containing protein translates to MENNTTRDQQDLAESYEPPALVAVGEFSEDTLGFGSDHTDVLGKQGW, encoded by the coding sequence ATGGAAAACAACACCACGCGCGACCAGCAGGACCTTGCCGAGAGCTACGAGCCGCCGGCGCTGGTGGCCGTCGGGGAGTTCTCCGAGGACACGCTCGGGTTCGGCAGCGACCACACCGACGTGCTGGGCAAGCAGGGCTGGTAG
- a CDS encoding Gfo/Idh/MocA family protein — translation MTAESVRWGILATGGIAAAFTADLVDLPDAEVVAVASRTEASAKAFAERFGIERAYGDWAALAEDADIDVVYVATPHSAHRAAAGLCLRAGRNVLCEKAFTLNAREAEELVALARERGSFLMEAMWMYCNPLVRRLKDLVDDGVIGEVRSVQADFGLAGHLLPEARDGILPASHRLRDPGQGGGSLLDLGVYPVSFAQLLLGEPADVAARATLSEEGVDLQTGALLSFDSGALASVHCSIVGGTATSASVTGSRGRIDVPYGFFFPDRFVLHRDGRDPEEFVADPADGARNSLRHEAREVMRALRAGETESPLVPLDGTLAVMRTLDAIRDRIGVRYPGEDLGEAVTPDAVTPA, via the coding sequence ATGACGGCGGAGAGCGTGCGGTGGGGGATCCTGGCGACGGGCGGGATCGCCGCCGCGTTCACGGCGGACCTGGTGGATCTGCCGGACGCGGAGGTCGTAGCGGTGGCCTCGCGAACGGAGGCGTCGGCGAAGGCGTTCGCGGAACGGTTCGGGATCGAGCGGGCGTACGGCGACTGGGCGGCGCTCGCCGAGGACGCGGACATCGACGTCGTCTACGTCGCCACCCCGCATTCGGCGCACCGGGCGGCCGCGGGCCTGTGCCTCCGGGCCGGGCGGAACGTGCTGTGCGAGAAGGCGTTCACGCTCAACGCGCGCGAGGCCGAGGAGCTGGTCGCGCTGGCGCGGGAGCGCGGGAGCTTCCTGATGGAGGCGATGTGGATGTACTGCAATCCCCTCGTACGGCGCCTGAAGGATCTCGTCGACGACGGCGTGATCGGTGAAGTCCGCAGCGTGCAGGCCGACTTCGGGCTCGCCGGTCACCTCTTGCCGGAGGCGAGGGACGGGATACTGCCGGCGTCGCACCGGCTGCGTGATCCCGGGCAGGGCGGGGGCTCGCTGCTGGACCTCGGCGTGTACCCGGTGTCGTTCGCGCAGCTGCTGCTCGGTGAGCCGGCCGACGTGGCGGCGCGGGCGACCCTCTCCGAGGAGGGCGTCGACCTCCAGACGGGCGCTTTGCTCTCCTTCGACAGCGGTGCGCTCGCCTCGGTGCACTGCTCGATCGTCGGCGGTACGGCGACCTCGGCGTCGGTCACCGGCTCGCGGGGCCGTATCGACGTCCCGTACGGCTTCTTCTTCCCGGACCGCTTCGTGCTGCACCGGGACGGCCGGGACCCCGAGGAGTTCGTGGCCGATCCGGCGGACGGAGCGCGGAACAGTCTGCGGCACGAGGCGCGGGAGGTCATGCGCGCGCTGCGGGCCGGTGAGACCGAGTCGCCGCTGGTCCCGCTCGATGGCACCCTCGCGGTGATGCGGACGCTCGACGCGATCCGGGACCGTATCGGCGTCCGCTACCCGGGAGAGGACCTGGGAGAGGCCGTCACACCAGACGCAGTCACGCCCGCCTGA
- a CDS encoding MazG-like family protein: MTDLWESVDDLWTWLDENRAHGGREGLLLRVLKLSEEVGEVAQAVIGATGQNPRKGVTHTWEDVEGELCDVAITALVALRTLTPDTREVFTRHLEKVTARSLGPAAAVHPSDLRPSRSVGEAR; this comes from the coding sequence ATGACCGACCTCTGGGAATCTGTCGACGACCTGTGGACCTGGCTGGACGAGAACCGTGCGCACGGCGGCCGGGAGGGCCTGCTCCTGCGCGTGCTCAAGCTGTCGGAGGAGGTCGGCGAGGTCGCGCAGGCGGTGATCGGCGCGACCGGGCAGAACCCGCGCAAGGGCGTGACCCACACCTGGGAGGACGTGGAGGGCGAGCTCTGCGATGTCGCGATCACCGCCCTGGTCGCCCTGCGCACCCTCACCCCCGACACCCGCGAGGTGTTCACCCGCCATCTGGAGAAGGTCACCGCACGCTCCCTCGGGCCGGCCGCGGCTGTTCATCCGTCGGACCTACGCCCGTCCCGCTCAGTTGGTGAGGCCCGCTGA
- a CDS encoding nuclear transport factor 2 family protein — MTIQPARLSDPAVRAFVTAVNAHDRSGFLALLTENATMADDGSDRDLNEWIDREIFSSNGHLDVDNESQGGRALLAQYRNDTWGEMQTRWSFQVENDGRISRFETGQA; from the coding sequence ATGACGATTCAGCCTGCCAGACTCAGCGACCCGGCCGTCCGCGCCTTCGTCACCGCCGTCAACGCCCACGACCGCTCGGGCTTCCTGGCCCTTCTCACGGAGAACGCGACCATGGCGGACGACGGCTCTGACCGCGATCTGAACGAGTGGATCGACCGGGAGATCTTCTCCTCCAACGGTCACCTGGACGTCGACAACGAGTCGCAGGGCGGCCGCGCCCTCCTCGCCCAGTACCGCAACGACACCTGGGGCGAGATGCAGACCCGGTGGAGCTTCCAGGTCGAGAACGACGGCAGGATCTCCCGCTTCGAGACCGGTCAGGCGTAA
- a CDS encoding multidrug effflux MFS transporter, with protein sequence MAEQEASTPHIEQAAGPEAEPAAPAVRRTGLLVTVILGGLTATPPLAMDMYLPSLPEVTRSLHAPAATVQLTLTACLLGMALGQLVAGPMSDRWGRRRPLLVGLVAYVVSTVLCAFAPTVESLVAFRLAQGLAGAAGIVIARAVVRDLYDGVAMARFFSTLMLIGGVAPVVAPLIGGQILRVTDWRGVFVVLTVVGTVLTAFVWTRLPETLPVRERHGGGVGEALHSMRRLLADLPFTGFMLAGGFAFAALFAYISASPFVIQEIYGASPQTFSLLFGLNSVGLVAVGQFNGKVLVGRVSLELVMGAGLAVVIAAATALLLMSTGVLGTVGLVPVAAALFVLMSAMGVTLPNAQALALMRTKHAAGSASALLGTSSFLIGAVASPLVGIAGEHTAVPMAVVQLAAALVALACFVGMCRPWNGRAGAEGAES encoded by the coding sequence ATGGCCGAGCAGGAGGCCTCGACACCACACATAGAACAGGCGGCCGGACCGGAAGCGGAACCGGCCGCCCCCGCTGTGCGCCGCACCGGTCTGCTCGTCACCGTGATCCTCGGCGGCCTCACCGCCACGCCCCCACTGGCGATGGACATGTACCTCCCCTCGCTCCCGGAGGTCACCAGGTCCCTGCACGCGCCCGCGGCCACCGTCCAGCTCACCCTCACCGCCTGTCTGCTCGGAATGGCGCTCGGGCAGCTGGTGGCCGGGCCGATGAGCGACCGGTGGGGCCGCCGGCGCCCGCTGCTGGTGGGGCTCGTCGCCTATGTCGTCTCGACCGTGCTGTGCGCTTTCGCGCCCACCGTCGAGTCCCTGGTCGCCTTCCGGCTCGCGCAGGGCCTGGCGGGCGCGGCGGGGATCGTCATCGCACGGGCCGTGGTCCGCGACCTGTACGACGGCGTGGCGATGGCCCGCTTCTTCTCCACCCTCATGCTGATCGGCGGGGTCGCCCCGGTCGTCGCGCCGCTGATCGGCGGACAGATCCTGCGGGTGACGGACTGGCGGGGCGTCTTCGTGGTGCTCACGGTCGTCGGGACGGTGCTGACCGCCTTCGTGTGGACGAGGCTGCCCGAGACCCTCCCCGTGCGCGAGCGGCACGGCGGGGGAGTCGGCGAGGCCCTGCACTCGATGCGGCGCCTGCTCGCCGACCTGCCCTTCACCGGCTTCATGCTCGCGGGCGGCTTCGCGTTCGCGGCGCTCTTCGCCTACATCTCGGCCTCGCCCTTCGTGATCCAGGAGATCTACGGCGCCTCCCCGCAGACCTTCAGCCTGCTGTTCGGCCTGAACTCGGTCGGGCTGGTCGCGGTCGGCCAGTTCAACGGGAAGGTGCTGGTCGGGCGGGTGAGCCTGGAGCTGGTCATGGGCGCGGGCCTGGCCGTCGTCATCGCCGCCGCGACCGCCCTGCTGCTGATGTCCACCGGCGTCCTCGGCACGGTCGGCCTGGTGCCCGTCGCCGCCGCCCTGTTCGTCCTGATGTCCGCGATGGGCGTCACCCTGCCCAACGCCCAGGCGCTCGCCCTGATGCGCACCAAGCACGCCGCAGGCTCCGCGTCCGCGCTGCTCGGCACGTCCTCGTTCCTCATCGGCGCGGTCGCCTCCCCGCTCGTCGGGATCGCCGGCGAGCACACCGCCGTCCCGATGGCCGTCGTCCAACTGGCCGCAGCACTGGTGGCACTGGCCTGCTTCGTGGGAATGTGCCGTCCTTGGAACGGGCGGGCGGGCGCGGAGGGAGCAGAGAGCTGA
- a CDS encoding lasso peptide biosynthesis B2 protein has translation MSAPLALPEHHSIPPHRRLAPLLAVAAARVLASRRPGRLRSVLEFLRRGAPPATADQALEARRAIVSVSLRCAGQACLQRSIAVALLCRFRGVWPTWCTGVRTSPFAAHAWIEVAGRPIGEPVPAGHYRPLLVVPPATGSSQKAHRSA, from the coding sequence ATGAGCGCCCCGCTGGCTCTGCCCGAGCACCACAGCATTCCGCCTCATCGCCGCCTGGCACCGTTGCTCGCGGTCGCCGCGGCCCGCGTGCTCGCCTCCCGCAGGCCGGGCCGGCTGCGCTCGGTTCTTGAGTTCCTTCGCCGGGGTGCGCCACCCGCCACGGCGGATCAGGCCCTGGAAGCCCGCCGGGCGATCGTCTCCGTAAGCCTGCGCTGCGCGGGCCAGGCCTGTCTGCAGCGGTCGATCGCAGTGGCCCTCCTGTGCAGGTTCCGCGGAGTGTGGCCGACGTGGTGCACCGGAGTCCGCACCAGCCCCTTCGCGGCCCATGCCTGGATCGAGGTCGCAGGCCGGCCCATCGGTGAGCCGGTCCCGGCGGGCCACTACCGCCCCCTGCTCGTGGTCCCTCCGGCCACCGGGTCGAGCCAGAAGGCACATCGGTCGGCCTGA
- a CDS encoding lasso peptide biosynthesis PqqD family chaperone: MMPQRLHPDVVMAETDDGAVLLHQRTGRYWQLNRTGVLVLNSLLDDESDERAAQALVERHHIVPAHAHRDVSAVVAQLRAAELLLDAS; the protein is encoded by the coding sequence ATGATGCCCCAGCGTCTGCACCCCGACGTGGTGATGGCCGAGACCGACGACGGCGCCGTCCTTCTCCATCAACGCACCGGCCGTTACTGGCAGCTCAACCGCACCGGTGTGCTCGTACTCAACAGCCTGCTCGACGACGAGTCGGACGAGCGCGCCGCTCAGGCGCTGGTCGAGCGGCACCACATCGTCCCGGCGCACGCCCACCGTGACGTCTCAGCGGTGGTGGCCCAACTGCGGGCGGCCGAACTGCTCTTGGACGCCTCATGA
- a CDS encoding DoxX family membrane protein yields the protein MTSYDRRDLGLLLLRLGTGGVLAAHGAQKLFGWFGGHGIEGTGQFMESVGYAPGRASATAAGLAETGGGTLLALGLATPAAGAAAAGAMAGASAVHAPNGFFNMEGGYEYAATLALAATGLAVTGPGRLSLDHALGHVLDRGWMVPTALGATAAVTALVVGLRNKRLRKEERGEQEALFEEEEALFRE from the coding sequence ATGACCTCTTACGACCGGCGTGATCTGGGGCTGCTGCTGCTCCGGCTGGGTACCGGCGGTGTGCTGGCGGCACACGGCGCGCAGAAGCTGTTCGGCTGGTTCGGCGGACACGGCATCGAGGGGACCGGCCAGTTCATGGAGTCCGTCGGCTACGCACCCGGCCGGGCGAGCGCGACCGCGGCGGGCCTCGCGGAGACCGGCGGCGGCACGCTGCTGGCGCTGGGCCTGGCGACGCCTGCGGCGGGCGCGGCGGCGGCCGGCGCGATGGCGGGAGCGTCGGCGGTGCACGCCCCCAACGGCTTCTTCAACATGGAGGGCGGTTACGAGTACGCGGCGACCCTGGCCCTGGCCGCCACCGGCCTCGCGGTCACCGGCCCCGGCCGCCTCTCCCTCGACCACGCGCTCGGCCACGTCCTGGACCGCGGCTGGATGGTCCCGACGGCACTCGGCGCGACGGCCGCGGTCACGGCGCTGGTCGTGGGCCTGCGGAACAAGAGGCTGCGGAAGGAGGAAAGGGGCGAGCAGGAGGCCCTGTTCGAGGAGGAGGAAGCGCTGTTCAGGGAGTGA
- a CDS encoding asparagine synthase-related protein, protein MSKGFVVLPDAPGIRVTDAPGPFSSPNVIEHPSGRPWLMGEWDPDEILEVTASPVRVVVIGFCPVTTHRLAGHCRRIRTLSEAGALMTQLPGSFHLVAAAGSATHVYGSLSGLRQVFHTRSGHLSIASDRADVLAAMTRAGVDEKVLAARLVCGGLLPPPLSDRSVWAGVSTVPHDHRLVLEPHGAGEERWWHPPEPDVPLLEGAAHVRDALVTAMDGRRAGGGSLGADLSGGMDSTSLCFLAARHTPDLLTFRWGEAEAGNDDAHYAAESARSLPEARHVVAGQHELPPVFAHPDAAADTERPYLFSRTLARVRHSARLLAEHDVRLHIAGHGGDELFGRAPGYLYRLARRHPAIALRHLRGYRALHRWPWGGVVHQLRRRGGVRDWWLGQAAELTRPAPPRRTPSLDWGLAALRAPAWATDEAVHAAREVLRDTAQHAQPFAHDRGQHQFLTALRTTAPAYRQVARLYEEAGVRLHQPYLDNQVVEAALAVRLHERVTPRRYKPLLATSMRGLVPDVVLDRTTKGEFSADLRAGRQRNLTALLELFSDSVLSDMGLISTGVLRGQLLTPHSGISTDIAVEDLIGVEVWARAACHPAPTPGRR, encoded by the coding sequence ATGAGCAAGGGGTTTGTCGTCCTTCCGGACGCACCAGGAATCCGCGTCACCGACGCCCCAGGGCCGTTCAGCAGTCCGAACGTGATCGAACATCCCTCGGGGCGGCCGTGGTTGATGGGCGAATGGGATCCGGACGAGATCCTTGAGGTGACGGCATCCCCCGTGCGGGTGGTGGTGATCGGGTTCTGCCCGGTCACCACCCACCGGCTCGCCGGCCACTGCCGGCGCATCCGCACCCTGTCCGAGGCAGGCGCCCTGATGACGCAGCTGCCGGGCAGTTTTCATCTGGTGGCCGCCGCCGGCTCCGCGACCCATGTCTACGGCAGTCTGTCCGGCCTCCGGCAGGTCTTTCACACACGGTCGGGCCACCTGTCGATCGCTTCCGACCGGGCCGACGTGCTCGCCGCCATGACCAGGGCCGGCGTGGACGAGAAGGTGCTGGCTGCTCGGCTGGTATGCGGGGGCCTGCTCCCACCGCCCCTGTCCGACAGGAGCGTCTGGGCCGGCGTGAGCACGGTGCCGCACGACCACCGCCTGGTGCTGGAGCCCCACGGAGCGGGAGAAGAACGCTGGTGGCACCCGCCAGAGCCTGACGTTCCGCTGCTCGAAGGTGCCGCACACGTCAGAGACGCGCTGGTGACCGCGATGGACGGCCGCCGAGCCGGCGGCGGATCGCTCGGCGCGGACCTCTCGGGTGGCATGGATTCAACATCGCTGTGCTTCCTCGCGGCCCGCCACACGCCCGACCTGCTGACCTTCAGATGGGGCGAGGCCGAAGCCGGCAACGACGACGCCCATTACGCCGCGGAGTCCGCGCGTTCGCTGCCCGAGGCCCGCCATGTCGTCGCCGGGCAGCACGAACTGCCGCCCGTGTTCGCGCATCCCGACGCAGCGGCGGACACCGAGCGCCCGTACCTGTTCTCTCGCACCCTGGCACGCGTGCGCCACTCCGCCCGCCTGCTCGCGGAACACGACGTTCGCCTGCACATCGCGGGGCACGGAGGGGACGAGCTGTTCGGCCGGGCCCCCGGCTATCTGTACCGACTGGCCCGCCGCCACCCGGCGATCGCACTGCGGCACCTGCGGGGTTACCGCGCACTGCACCGCTGGCCGTGGGGCGGAGTCGTCCACCAGTTGAGGCGCCGGGGCGGCGTGCGGGACTGGTGGCTCGGGCAGGCCGCGGAACTGACACGTCCGGCGCCGCCGCGCCGCACTCCCTCCCTGGACTGGGGACTCGCAGCGCTGCGTGCTCCGGCATGGGCCACGGACGAGGCGGTCCACGCCGCGCGAGAAGTACTCCGGGACACCGCCCAGCACGCACAGCCCTTCGCCCATGACCGCGGTCAGCATCAGTTCCTCACCGCACTGCGGACCACGGCGCCGGCCTATCGCCAGGTGGCCCGCCTGTACGAGGAAGCAGGCGTGCGCCTGCACCAGCCGTACCTCGACAACCAGGTCGTGGAAGCGGCCCTGGCCGTGCGTCTCCATGAGCGGGTCACTCCCCGGCGGTACAAGCCGCTGCTGGCCACCTCCATGCGCGGCCTCGTCCCGGACGTCGTGCTCGACCGCACCACGAAAGGAGAGTTCAGCGCCGACCTGCGTGCCGGACGACAACGCAACCTGACAGCCCTTCTGGAACTGTTCTCCGACTCGGTCCTGAGCGACATGGGGCTGATCTCCACCGGAGTGCTGCGCGGTCAACTCCTGACTCCCCACTCCGGCATCTCCACCGACATAGCGGTCGAAGACCTGATCGGCGTCGAGGTCTGGGCCCGCGCCGCCTGCCACCCTGCACCAACCCCTGGGAGACGATGA